A stretch of Leclercia adecarboxylata DNA encodes these proteins:
- a CDS encoding IS3 family transposase (programmed frameshift), with amino-acid sequence MKKSRFTDSQIMTILKQAEAGTPVPELCREHGFSSASFYKWRSKFGGMDASLMARLKELEDENRRLKKMYAEERLKAEVIQEAMFKKVVRPSQRRQMARHAVSTQQISIRLACQIFSVSETCYRYLPRLSVENQRIAGWLLRITGSQRNWGFGLCFLYLRNVKGFRWNHKRVYRIYCELSLNMRIKPKKRLKRDKPEPLAVPEYSNECWSMDFMHDQLSDGRSVRLLNIIDDFNREALAIEVDFSLPSSRVKRTLEQIIEWRGKPAAIRCDNGPEYTSHELINWAEDNGIKLNFIQPGNPQQNAYIERYNRTVRYDWLGQYLFCSLDELQRYATEWQWFYNHERPNMALGGYTPRQHELRTA; translated from the exons ATGAAAAAATCACGTTTCACCGACAGCCAAATCATGACCATTCTGAAACAGGCTGAAGCCGGAACACCGGTCCCTGAGCTGTGCCGGGAACATGGCTTCAGCAGCGCCAGCTTCTATAAATGGCGGTCAAAGTTTGGCGGGATGGATGCCTCTCTGATGGCGCGTCTCAAAGAACTGGAAGATGAAAATCGGCGTCTTAAGAAAATGTATGCCGAAGAGCGACTTAAAGCTGAAGTTATTCAGGAAGCTATGT TCAAAAAAGTGGTGAGGCCATCTCAACGCCGACAGATGGCCAGACACGCCGTCAGCACGCAGCAAATCAGTATCCGCCTGGCCTGCCAGATTTTTTCTGTCAGTGAAACGTGCTATCGATATCTGCCACGTCTTTCTGTAGAAAATCAGCGTATTGCTGGCTGGCTACTGCGCATTACAGGCAGCCAGCGGAACTGGGGTTTTGGTTTGTGCTTTTTGTACCTGCGTAATGTGAAAGGTTTTCGCTGGAACCATAAACGCGTTTATCGAATTTACTGCGAATTATCACTGAATATGCGGATCAAACCTAAAAAGAGGCTGAAGCGTGATAAGCCAGAGCCGCTTGCGGTGCCGGAATACAGCAACGAATGCTGGTCAATGGACTTCATGCATGATCAGCTTTCAGATGGCCGTTCAGTTCGGCTTTTGAACATTATTGATGACTTCAACCGGGAAGCCCTGGCAATAGAAGTGGACTTCTCGCTGCCGTCCAGTCGGGTAAAACGCACACTTGAGCAGATCATTGAATGGCGAGGTAAACCCGCCGCAATCAGATGTGACAACGGCCCGGAATACACGAGCCACGAATTAATAAACTGGGCGGAGGATAACGGAATAAAACTCAACTTTATTCAGCCGGGAAATCCGCAACAAAACGCTTATATTGAGCGCTATAACCGGACAGTGCGTTATGACTGGCTGGGGCAGTATTTATTTTGTTCGCTGGATGAATTACAACGCTACGCGACAGAATGGCAGTGGTTTTATAATCACGAAAGGCCGAATATGGCACTGGGTGGTTATACGCCAAGACAACATGAGCTGCGCACAGCCTAA